A genomic stretch from Dysgonomonadaceae bacterium PH5-43 includes:
- a CDS encoding hypothetical protein (product_source=Hypo-rule applied; smart=SM00530; superfamily=47413,51306), protein MQNILNQIGEIAINEGITIGALEKKIGASKGVLSRAIQNNTDIQSKWLQRIVENYPQYNTAWLLTGRGEMKEGKEAPRLIPFYDTEAIGGKNQYGADMAPVSAPKAYINPGDLLSDATAALRYYGDSMKEYPKGCILALRRLYDNLTRLTPGRNYVIETSEDRFTKRIQIGDSETYYMAYSSNEEKYEDGRLIHEPFRIYFEDIHKIFLVVGHIEKEALGEMLYEPLKNTKE, encoded by the coding sequence ATGCAAAATATATTAAATCAAATTGGAGAAATAGCCATAAACGAGGGCATTACAATAGGTGCCTTAGAAAAGAAAATTGGAGCAAGTAAAGGTGTTTTATCCCGTGCCATACAAAACAACACGGATATTCAATCTAAATGGCTTCAACGGATAGTTGAAAATTATCCCCAATACAATACTGCTTGGCTATTGACAGGAAGGGGGGAAATGAAAGAAGGAAAAGAAGCGCCTCGGCTTATTCCTTTCTATGACACCGAAGCAATAGGAGGTAAAAACCAATATGGTGCCGACATGGCTCCAGTATCAGCTCCCAAAGCGTATATTAATCCGGGAGACTTATTATCGGATGCAACAGCTGCTCTCCGATATTATGGAGATAGCATGAAGGAATATCCCAAAGGATGTATTCTGGCGCTTCGGAGGCTATATGACAACCTGACAAGATTAACTCCGGGAAGAAACTATGTGATTGAAACATCGGAAGACCGGTTTACAAAACGGATACAGATAGGTGATAGCGAAACATACTATATGGCATACAGTTCCAACGAGGAAAAATATGAAGATGGACGTTTAATTCATGAACCTTTCCGTATCTACTTTGAAGACATACACAAAATATTCTTAGTAGTTGGACATATAGAGAAGGAAGCTCTCGGAGAAATGTTATATGAACCGCTAAAAAACACAAAGGAATAA
- a CDS encoding hypothetical protein (product_source=Hypo-rule applied; superfamily=160935) has protein sequence MNTDFTPEWEKEFKRIQFNAVRFIEEYYNKLHPENPIILNDEEKQKIFNRYKRIPLIDGSPFEYSKRIEELKKQGYKDWEIY, from the coding sequence ATGAATACAGATTTTACTCCTGAATGGGAAAAAGAATTCAAACGAATACAATTCAATGCCGTTCGTTTTATCGAAGAGTATTACAACAAATTACATCCGGAGAATCCCATAATACTGAATGATGAAGAAAAGCAAAAGATATTCAACCGATATAAAAGAATTCCACTGATTGATGGATCTCCTTTTGAATATTCAAAAAGGATAGAGGAATTGAAAAAACAAGGCTATAAAGATTGGGAAATATACTAA
- a CDS encoding DNA-binding transcriptional regulator LsrR (DeoR family) (product_source=COG2390; cath_funfam=1.10.10.60; cog=COG2390; smart=SM00530; superfamily=46689), translating to MNKKELNIKKKEFEKLYFTGKYTQKEIAEKIGISKVSIFKWIKDLPATKYIKIRTNLVQELERLSADPQGNEDLIFRYIENLNLLDTMIRKAKYLPSI from the coding sequence ATGAATAAAAAAGAATTGAATATAAAGAAAAAAGAGTTTGAGAAGTTATATTTTACAGGCAAATATACTCAAAAAGAAATAGCGGAAAAGATTGGTATATCAAAAGTAAGTATTTTTAAGTGGATCAAAGATTTACCAGCAACTAAATATATTAAAATTCGGACTAATTTGGTACAAGAATTAGAACGTTTGTCGGCTGATCCGCAAGGTAACGAAGATTTAATATTCAGATATATTGAAAACCTGAATCTACTGGATACAATGATTAGAAAGGCCAAATATTTACCTTCCATATAA